Proteins from a genomic interval of Sinobacterium caligoides:
- a CDS encoding 5-oxoprolinase subunit PxpA: MKLNCDLGESFGSWNMGVDQEVMPQIDMANIACGFHAGDPLVMTKTLALAKENKVVVGAHPGYPDLVGFGRRSLNCSHDEIVALVRYQLSALDGMAQVEGICVDYVKPHGALYNDMMSVPSVRQAVMQAVAGYHRPVTLMLQATADWQQHQEEASALGLTLYFEAFADRCYDDDGRLLARSKPGAVHNHDKMLAQVRQLIEEGTITTVSGKTLKLHVDSLCVHGDNMTAVQAIGDIRRCMAGAP, translated from the coding sequence ATGAAATTAAACTGTGATTTAGGTGAGAGTTTTGGCTCTTGGAATATGGGTGTTGATCAGGAGGTTATGCCACAAATTGATATGGCTAATATTGCCTGCGGTTTTCATGCTGGTGACCCACTGGTGATGACCAAGACACTCGCGTTGGCAAAAGAGAACAAGGTTGTTGTCGGTGCCCACCCCGGTTACCCGGACTTAGTGGGCTTTGGACGCCGTTCTCTCAATTGTAGCCATGATGAGATCGTAGCACTGGTTCGTTATCAGTTGTCGGCTCTTGATGGCATGGCTCAGGTTGAGGGGATCTGTGTAGATTATGTAAAACCTCATGGCGCGCTGTATAACGACATGATGTCCGTGCCCAGTGTTCGTCAGGCGGTAATGCAGGCGGTTGCCGGTTATCATCGCCCCGTAACGCTTATGTTGCAGGCGACGGCTGATTGGCAGCAGCACCAGGAGGAAGCCAGTGCATTGGGCTTGACGTTATATTTTGAAGCCTTTGCCGACCGATGCTACGACGACGATGGTCGCCTTTTGGCTCGAAGTAAGCCTGGGGCTGTACACAACCATGACAAGATGCTTGCCCAGGTCCGTCAGTTAATAGAGGAGGGGACGATAACGACAGTGAGCGGAAAGACCCTCAAGCTACATGTCGATAGCCTTTGTGTACATGGTGATAACATGACGGCAGTGCAGGCCATTGGCGATATTCGTCGCTGCATGGCAGGAGCGCCATAA
- the pxpB gene encoding 5-oxoprolinase subunit PxpB: protein MRIEIAGDSALIAYFSETPSPEVSQRIQQTQVALLALMGESIVDTVVSYASLLIVFNPLQTDFWAVKNALVQSFSHENTTASDAGRLVTLPVYYSEESGPDLSALALAAGLSVAEVIDIHQQQEYRVYAIGFAPGFAYLGEVDQRIAAARLATPRMKVPRGAVAIADRQTAVYPAVSPGGWNLIGLCPQRMFDPDKTPSMPVVAGDRVSFESITRDEFLRLGGEL, encoded by the coding sequence ATGAGGATAGAAATCGCAGGCGATAGCGCACTGATTGCCTATTTTTCCGAGACGCCAAGCCCTGAGGTGTCGCAGCGTATTCAACAAACACAGGTAGCACTATTGGCATTGATGGGAGAGAGTATTGTCGATACGGTTGTTTCGTACGCCTCACTACTCATCGTTTTTAACCCTTTGCAAACTGATTTTTGGGCAGTAAAAAATGCTTTGGTTCAGAGTTTTAGTCACGAAAATACAACTGCTTCGGATGCAGGAAGGTTAGTAACATTGCCTGTTTATTACAGCGAAGAGTCTGGCCCCGACCTTTCTGCATTAGCGCTGGCAGCTGGCCTGAGTGTCGCTGAGGTGATCGATATTCACCAGCAGCAAGAGTATCGAGTCTATGCCATTGGTTTTGCACCTGGTTTTGCCTATTTGGGCGAAGTTGATCAACGTATCGCAGCAGCTCGCTTGGCGACGCCCCGCATGAAAGTGCCTAGAGGGGCTGTTGCTATCGCAGATAGACAGACGGCCGTTTATCCAGCGGTATCTCCCGGTGGTTGGAACCTTATCGGTCTTTGTCCGCAACGCATGTTTGACCCCGATAAAACACCTAGCATGCCGGTGGTTGCAGGAGATCGCGTCAGCTTCGAGTCGATTACACGTGACGAGTTTCTACGATTGGGAGGTGAGCTGTGA
- a CDS encoding biotin-dependent carboxyltransferase family protein → MSLTVKSPGMLSLIQDSGRFGYHSIGLTTGGPLDSEAFYWANRLLGNEADAAMIECTVGGLKLIANVDTVVAVTGAVVEVKIDGQPVEQWRGLSMRAGQALELGYAKEGCRCYVAVAGGLQVKQSFGSCSTVMREGIGGLDGDKLSAGTVLPIKPSGTTPLKRLPVDHRPRYHKSVTLRVVLGYQQALFSDLQKATFFSEPYKVSASCDRMGYRLEGAAIATNETALLSEGICLGAVQVPADGQPIVLINDRQTIGGYPKIGSVIGIDLYKLTQLMAGAEVFFSAISIEEAHNELHLAHCRREKIELLSIE, encoded by the coding sequence GTGAGTTTAACCGTAAAGTCGCCTGGTATGCTGAGCCTGATTCAAGATTCAGGTCGTTTCGGTTACCACTCTATTGGTTTGACGACTGGTGGGCCGTTGGATAGTGAGGCGTTCTATTGGGCGAATCGCCTACTTGGCAATGAAGCTGACGCGGCGATGATCGAGTGTACCGTCGGTGGTTTAAAATTAATTGCTAATGTTGACACGGTGGTCGCTGTGACGGGGGCGGTTGTTGAAGTCAAAATAGACGGGCAGCCTGTAGAGCAATGGCGGGGTCTTAGCATGCGTGCAGGGCAGGCTTTAGAGTTAGGTTACGCCAAAGAAGGGTGTCGTTGCTATGTTGCTGTTGCGGGAGGGTTACAAGTTAAGCAGAGCTTTGGTAGCTGCTCTACAGTAATGCGAGAAGGTATTGGTGGCCTTGACGGTGATAAGTTGAGTGCCGGCACTGTACTACCCATCAAGCCCAGCGGGACGACTCCGCTCAAGCGGCTCCCTGTTGATCATAGACCTCGTTATCACAAAAGTGTCACGTTAAGGGTTGTGCTTGGTTATCAGCAAGCTCTTTTCAGTGATTTACAAAAGGCGACATTTTTTAGCGAGCCTTACAAAGTTTCCGCCAGCTGCGACCGTATGGGCTACCGTCTTGAGGGTGCGGCCATCGCTACCAATGAAACGGCGCTACTTTCCGAAGGGATATGTTTGGGTGCTGTGCAGGTTCCCGCAGATGGTCAACCTATCGTACTGATTAATGATAGGCAGACAATTGGTGGTTACCCGAAAATTGGCTCTGTGATAGGGATTGACCTGTATAAGCTTACTCAATTGATGGCCGGAGCGGAGGTTTTTTTCAGTGCTATTAGTATTGAAGAGGCCCATAACGAATTGCATTTGGCGCACTGCCGTCGTGAAAAAATTGAATTATTAAGCATTGAATAA